A portion of the Nitrospira defluvii genome contains these proteins:
- a CDS encoding response regulator transcription factor — translation MMWNDNENVLRFSREGNLREVPPGTDAVASSSTMTRRRPEDLTPREQEILQLVWAGLTNRTIAEQLHISIKTAEAHRANMMKKLRVSNIAQLLKTALEEGLLATHAG, via the coding sequence ATGATGTGGAATGACAATGAGAATGTCTTGCGGTTCAGTCGGGAGGGGAATCTGCGTGAGGTTCCGCCGGGAACGGATGCTGTGGCGAGCAGCAGCACGATGACCAGGCGCCGTCCGGAAGATCTGACCCCGAGAGAGCAGGAAATTCTGCAGTTGGTCTGGGCGGGGTTGACGAACCGAACGATCGCTGAGCAGCTGCATATCAGCATCAAGACGGCGGAGGCCCACCGGGCCAACATGATGAAGAAGCTTCGGGTCTCCAATATCGCGCAACTCTTGAAGACGGCGCTGGAAGAGGGGCTGCTCGCCACCCATGCGGGCTGA
- a CDS encoding sigma-54-dependent transcriptional regulator, producing the protein MRVLLVEDHIDIRRLFEQVIDARGHEVTACGDGESAWEAYSRRAFELVLLDWELRGGGMDGLQLCRAIRSSPGGDRCVIVMITAHDSPDALRTALQAGVNDYLVKPVGVEFLKLRLTIAEQWVESVRRRFAAEDQAQALQSQLADHGKFHDLIGRSPSMVVLYEEIQKIAAVDATVLIEGETGTGKELVARAIHLTSRRAPHTFLAVNCAGFTDSILGSQLFGHKKGAFTGAIDNQEGVFEAAEGGTLFLDEIGDISPAVQTSLLRVLQEREVTRLGESKPRKVDVRLVVATHHNLAEDVEKGTFRRDLLYRIKVARLHLTPLRDRPTDIPLLVHAFLGQFRSVMEKSVFQVSPEALQLLTAYPWPGNVRELKSAVESALIHCKGTVVQVGDLPPEIRHPEPKSTYVPLQRDDERTRMLGALQQTGGNRSEAARLLGMSRRTFYRRLAEYDVAASEDTAQDFRP; encoded by the coding sequence ATGCGCGTGTTGCTGGTGGAAGACCACATCGACATTCGGCGTTTGTTTGAACAGGTCATCGACGCGCGCGGGCATGAGGTGACGGCCTGCGGGGATGGGGAGTCGGCCTGGGAGGCCTACAGTCGGCGAGCCTTTGAACTGGTGCTGCTCGATTGGGAGTTGCGTGGCGGCGGCATGGACGGGCTGCAGTTGTGCCGCGCCATCCGATCGAGTCCGGGCGGTGATCGCTGCGTGATTGTCATGATTACGGCGCATGATTCACCGGATGCCTTGCGGACGGCGTTGCAGGCAGGCGTCAACGACTATCTGGTGAAGCCCGTCGGCGTCGAGTTTCTGAAACTGCGTCTGACGATTGCGGAGCAATGGGTGGAAAGCGTCCGACGGCGATTTGCGGCAGAGGATCAGGCTCAAGCGCTCCAATCGCAGTTGGCGGATCACGGAAAATTTCATGACTTGATCGGCCGGAGCCCGTCCATGGTGGTGTTGTACGAAGAAATCCAGAAGATCGCCGCGGTGGATGCGACCGTCCTGATCGAGGGAGAAACCGGCACGGGGAAGGAATTGGTGGCCCGTGCGATCCATCTCACCAGTCGGCGGGCACCCCACACATTTCTGGCCGTCAATTGTGCGGGGTTCACCGACTCGATTCTCGGCAGCCAGTTGTTCGGCCATAAAAAGGGGGCGTTCACCGGCGCCATCGACAACCAGGAAGGGGTTTTTGAGGCGGCGGAGGGAGGCACGCTGTTCCTGGACGAGATCGGCGATATTTCCCCCGCAGTCCAGACGAGCCTCCTGCGTGTCTTGCAGGAGCGGGAAGTGACGCGCTTGGGCGAGTCTAAACCACGGAAGGTCGATGTCCGTCTGGTGGTGGCGACGCACCATAACCTGGCGGAGGATGTGGAAAAGGGGACGTTCCGGAGAGATCTGTTGTATCGCATCAAGGTCGCACGGCTCCATCTGACGCCGTTGCGTGACCGGCCGACGGATATTCCCCTGCTGGTCCATGCCTTTCTCGGGCAGTTTCGCTCCGTCATGGAAAAGTCGGTGTTCCAGGTCAGCCCGGAGGCGTTGCAACTCCTGACCGCCTATCCCTGGCCCGGTAATGTGCGGGAACTGAAAAGCGCGGTGGAATCGGCGCTCATTCATTGCAAAGGGACGGTCGTGCAGGTCGGGGATCTCCCGCCGGAGATCAGGCATCCCGAGCCGAAGTCGACCTATGTTCCTCTCCAGCGTGACGATGAGCGGACCCGTATGCTAGGGGCCCTTCAGCAGACGGGCGGGAATCGTTCCGAGGCGGCTCGATTATTGGGCATGAGCCGCCGGACGTTCTATCGGCGTCTGGCCGAATATGATGTGGCCGCCTCCGAAGACACCGCTCAAGATTTTCGCCCGTGA
- a CDS encoding PAS domain S-box protein translates to MLAVIGLMTAGVFALDAMIPLGHVVWLLYLLPLWLSSRCVSPTVPLRYASLCTVLLGAGVVLAPPGIEVRTALFNRTLGVGIVWGGAFLLSQRRAAEAALRAANNRLELRVAEQTQSLTAANSRLTQQLVEQQQAEEARRASDERYRELVEQAGDIIYRTDAAGRFTYCNPTSLRILGYLPEELLGRHYLEIVLPPCRAQTERFYGRQFVRKVPRTVYEVPVATKDGRDVWLGQHAQLLMEGETVSGFQVVARDITERKRVEQALRESEERFSKAFQSSPAGMAISRLEDGRVLDVNDAFVRVSGFSRGELIGMSSLEVGIWVNPEDRQQLADTLRRDGFLRNLEKAFRTKSGEVRQGLFNVEPVCIGRENCLLTLVLDITRRTEAEAALRHSQSVLQVHQHALMRLTKSQHIGSGDWQAALEELMRTSAQALAVDRASVWLLDRNGAMLDCAELYEQRVAQHSRGQRLNVAQYPRYFAELLREQVVDAHDVDRDPRTSELLPAYLQPLGIVSLLDVPIFFGGRLAGVVCHERIGVPRAWTSEETQFATSIGNLVTLAYEAKQRQEAESALVMAKEAAEFANRAKSDFLATMSHEIRTPMNAIVGMADLLSETSLNEDQREYVQIFRDAGSNLLSLINDVLDLSKIEAGHLDLDIVDFDLNDLVQRAAELVAVRAAEKNLELAYQIQPDVPTSLVGDPNRLRQVLLNLLGNAIKFTDQGEVVLRVECDPQADGPGNLLFTVRDTGIGIPTDKLAVIFERFTQVDSSMTRPYSGSGLGLTISRRLVERMGGKMWVESEVGKGSLFSFSAKFAVHLQPVPAVPPAQWEQLAGLRTLIVDDNATNRLIVRETLTGWGIPAVEASGGDEALEELRRAAKAGVPYRLVILDVRMPKLSGWEVAETIARSPWLAGLSLIMLTSERRAGDQARARECGVVRYLTKPFRRSDLFNGMMAVIGKTASAEGHGDLPGSPKEPSSPVDGRAGLSILLAEDFVDNRRMMEFYFKATPHRVETAANGQVAVEMFLRGSYDLVLMDIQMPVMDGYAATKAIRAWEREQGRPPVPILALTANALQGEVQRSLEAGCTAHLTKPIRKARLMEAIQLYSQTAALAPSRSDAALAPVVLQLSGEFESLMPGFLERRRQDLVQIADAVEREDYVLVREIGHGLKGAGGTYGLDAISAYGRALEAAAERKDGAAVRETLNACTSYLDRLQVVYV, encoded by the coding sequence ATGCTGGCCGTGATTGGTCTGATGACTGCCGGAGTGTTCGCGCTGGATGCGATGATTCCGCTCGGCCATGTCGTCTGGTTGTTGTATCTGCTCCCTCTCTGGCTCAGTTCACGATGTGTGTCGCCAACCGTCCCGCTGCGGTATGCCTCGCTCTGTACAGTTCTACTTGGAGCCGGTGTTGTCCTGGCGCCGCCAGGTATCGAAGTGCGTACGGCGTTGTTCAATCGGACATTGGGCGTAGGAATAGTGTGGGGCGGCGCCTTCCTCCTGAGTCAACGTCGCGCCGCTGAAGCGGCGCTGCGCGCTGCGAACAACCGACTGGAATTGCGGGTAGCAGAGCAGACGCAGAGTTTGACGGCTGCCAATAGTCGACTGACTCAGCAATTGGTCGAGCAGCAACAGGCCGAGGAGGCTCGGCGAGCGAGCGACGAACGGTATCGCGAGCTGGTCGAGCAGGCCGGCGATATCATCTATCGGACTGATGCAGCCGGTCGGTTTACCTATTGCAATCCCACCTCGCTCCGCATCCTCGGGTATCTGCCTGAAGAATTGCTGGGGCGTCATTATCTGGAGATTGTCCTGCCGCCATGTCGAGCGCAAACTGAGCGGTTTTATGGGCGGCAGTTTGTGCGAAAAGTGCCACGAACCGTGTATGAGGTGCCGGTTGCCACGAAGGACGGGCGCGACGTGTGGCTGGGACAACATGCGCAATTATTGATGGAGGGGGAGACTGTCAGCGGCTTTCAGGTCGTGGCACGCGATATTACGGAGCGGAAACGGGTCGAGCAGGCCTTACGTGAAAGCGAAGAACGCTTTTCCAAAGCCTTTCAAAGCAGCCCGGCCGGCATGGCCATCAGTCGTCTGGAAGACGGGCGGGTGCTCGACGTCAACGACGCCTTTGTGCGGGTGTCAGGATTCAGCCGCGGAGAACTCATCGGCATGTCGTCGCTCGAGGTCGGAATCTGGGTCAATCCCGAAGACCGTCAACAGTTGGCGGACACCCTTCGTCGGGATGGATTCCTCCGGAACCTGGAGAAGGCGTTTCGCACAAAATCCGGTGAAGTGCGGCAAGGACTGTTCAACGTGGAACCGGTCTGTATCGGCAGGGAGAATTGCCTGCTGACGCTCGTGTTGGACATTACCAGACGCACGGAGGCGGAAGCGGCCCTACGCCACAGTCAGTCCGTGTTGCAGGTACACCAGCACGCGCTGATGCGTCTGACCAAGAGTCAACACATTGGGTCGGGGGACTGGCAGGCGGCTCTCGAGGAGTTGATGCGGACATCCGCGCAGGCCTTGGCGGTCGATCGCGCCAGCGTCTGGTTACTGGACCGAAACGGGGCCATGCTGGACTGTGCGGAGTTGTACGAGCAGCGTGTGGCACAGCACTCACGCGGGCAGCGCCTGAATGTCGCGCAGTACCCTCGCTACTTTGCCGAACTGCTTCGAGAGCAAGTGGTCGACGCCCACGATGTGGATCGGGATCCTCGCACGTCCGAACTGCTGCCTGCGTATCTCCAGCCTTTGGGTATTGTTTCCCTGTTGGATGTGCCGATTTTCTTCGGGGGGCGGCTGGCGGGCGTGGTGTGCCATGAACGGATCGGCGTGCCGCGTGCCTGGACCAGTGAGGAGACGCAGTTTGCGACGTCCATCGGGAATCTTGTGACGTTGGCCTACGAGGCGAAGCAGCGCCAGGAGGCGGAGAGCGCGCTGGTGATGGCAAAGGAGGCGGCGGAGTTCGCCAATCGGGCCAAGAGCGATTTCCTCGCCACGATGAGCCATGAAATCAGAACTCCGATGAACGCCATCGTGGGCATGGCGGATTTGTTGTCCGAAACGTCGCTGAACGAGGATCAGCGGGAGTATGTGCAGATTTTTCGAGATGCGGGGAGCAACCTGCTGAGTCTGATCAACGACGTGCTCGACCTGTCAAAAATTGAAGCCGGACATCTGGATCTGGATATCGTCGATTTCGACCTCAACGATTTGGTGCAGCGCGCGGCCGAATTAGTCGCCGTGCGCGCCGCCGAGAAGAATTTGGAGTTGGCCTACCAGATTCAGCCCGATGTGCCGACCTCGCTGGTCGGGGACCCGAACCGACTGCGGCAGGTGCTGCTGAATCTGTTGGGGAATGCCATCAAGTTCACGGATCAGGGGGAGGTCGTGCTGCGAGTGGAGTGCGATCCGCAGGCGGATGGGCCGGGAAATCTTCTGTTCACCGTGCGGGATACGGGTATCGGGATTCCAACGGACAAGCTGGCGGTCATTTTCGAACGGTTTACCCAGGTCGATTCGTCGATGACCCGGCCATACAGCGGGAGCGGCCTCGGGTTGACGATTTCCCGGCGTTTAGTCGAGCGAATGGGCGGGAAGATGTGGGTGGAGAGTGAGGTCGGCAAGGGCAGCCTCTTCAGCTTTAGCGCCAAGTTCGCCGTCCATCTCCAACCGGTCCCGGCCGTTCCTCCGGCACAGTGGGAGCAATTGGCCGGCTTACGCACCTTGATCGTGGACGATAATGCCACCAATCGTCTGATTGTGCGAGAAACGCTGACGGGCTGGGGAATCCCTGCTGTCGAGGCGTCCGGCGGTGATGAGGCGTTGGAGGAATTGCGTCGCGCAGCGAAGGCCGGTGTCCCGTATCGCCTGGTGATTCTCGACGTGCGCATGCCGAAGCTCAGCGGGTGGGAGGTTGCGGAGACCATCGCCCGTTCACCCTGGCTGGCGGGATTGTCTTTGATCATGCTGACGTCGGAACGCCGAGCCGGTGATCAGGCTCGCGCGCGGGAATGCGGAGTGGTGCGGTATCTCACCAAGCCGTTCCGGCGATCGGATTTGTTCAATGGCATGATGGCGGTCATCGGTAAGACTGCATCGGCCGAGGGGCATGGGGACCTGCCCGGTTCCCCAAAGGAGCCCTCCAGCCCGGTAGACGGTAGGGCCGGACTGTCGATTCTGCTGGCCGAAGACTTTGTGGACAATCGTCGCATGATGGAATTCTATTTCAAGGCGACGCCGCATCGGGTCGAAACAGCAGCCAACGGCCAGGTGGCGGTCGAGATGTTTCTGCGGGGATCGTACGATTTGGTCTTGATGGACATCCAGATGCCCGTCATGGATGGTTATGCGGCGACAAAGGCCATTCGAGCCTGGGAACGGGAGCAGGGCCGACCCCCGGTTCCCATACTGGCCCTCACGGCCAATGCGCTGCAAGGTGAAGTGCAGCGCAGTCTTGAGGCGGGGTGTACGGCCCACCTCACGAAACCGATTCGTAAGGCGCGACTGATGGAAGCGATTCAGTTGTATTCCCAAACAGCAGCGCTAGCACCGTCGCGGTCTGACGCGGCCTTGGCTCCTGTTGTGCTACAGCTCAGCGGAGAGTTCGAGTCGCTCATGCCGGGGTTTCTGGAACGTCGGCGCCAGGACCTGGTCCAGATCGCGGATGCGGTAGAACGCGAAGACTATGTCCTGGTCCGTGAAATCGGCCATGGCCTCAAGGGCGCCGGAGGGACCTACGGACTCGACGCCATCAGCGCGTATGGGCGGGCTCTCGAGGCGGCGGCGGAACGCAAGGACGGAGCGGCGGTGCGGGAGACGCTGAACGCGTGCACCAGCTATCTGGATCGCCTGCAAGTGGTCTATGTGTAA